A genomic stretch from Lathyrus oleraceus cultivar Zhongwan6 chromosome 2, CAAS_Psat_ZW6_1.0, whole genome shotgun sequence includes:
- the LOC127117769 gene encoding conserved oligomeric Golgi complex subunit 5, with product MASPAAARSPVPSAATPLSRLSTFKNPVTTTASSALDSLASDPIFSAFLSPSFSSTTFSAAALSSGSPASTAEKLHHAIGLLENQLRSEVLSRHDELLSQLSSLHHADHALSTLRSALSSLQSSLRRLRSELSDPHRSIASKTAQLSNLHRTTELLQHSVRALRLSKKLRDLMAVEPDKLDLAKAAQFHSEIISLCNEYDLTGIEVVDEELRWVRESGDLLRNEAMKVLERGMEGLNQAEVGTGLQVFYNLGELKVTVEQVINKYKGMGTKSVSVALDMKAITGSSASGFGPGGIRGTGTPQIGGGAKAKEALWQRLANCMDQLHSLTVAVWHLQRVLSKKRDPFTHVLLLDEVIQEGDPMLTDRVWEAIAKAFASQMKSAFTASSFVKEIFTMGYPKLYSMIENLLERISRDTDVKGVLPAINSAGKEQIVSAVEIFQSAFLGHCLSRLSDIVNSVFPMSSRGSVPSREQISRIITRIQEEIEAVQMDARLTLLVLREIGKVLLLFAERAEYQISTGPESRQVNGPATPAQLKNFTLCQHLQDVHSRISTMLKGMPSIAADVLSASLGAVYGVACDSVTPLFQSMLDRLESCILQIHDHNFGMLGMDAAMDNNASPYMEELQKCILHFRSEFLSKLLPSRKTATPGIENLCTRLVQSMASRVLVFFIRHASLVRPLSESGKLRMARDMAELELAVGQNLFPVEQLGSPYRALRAFRPLIFLETSQLASSTLLQDLPPNVILHHLYTRGPEELQSPLQRNKLTPLQYSLWLDSQGEDQIWKGIKATLDDYATNVRSRRDKEFSPVYPLMIQLGSSLTEKTKASSNS from the exons ATGGCATCACCAGCGGCGGCGAGGTCGCCGGTACCATCCGCCGCTACTCCACTCTCACGCCTCTCAACATTCAAAAACCCCGTTACCACCACAGCTTCCTCCGCACTCGATTCCTTAGCCTCCGATCCCATCTTCTCCGCATTCCTCTCCCCTTCGTTCTCCTCAACCACCTTCTCCGCTGCCGCACTCTCCTCCGGATCCCCTGCCTCAACCGCCGAAAAACTCCACCATGCCATCGGCCTCCTCGAGAATCAGCTCCGTTCCGAAGTCCTCTCCCGTCACGACGAACTTCTCTCTCAGCTCTCCTCCCTCCACCACGCCGATCACGCTCTCTCAACACTACGATCCGCTCTTTCTTCCCTCCAATCCTCTCTCCGTCGCCTCCGTTCCGAACTCTCCGATCCACACCGTTCCATCGCCTCCAAAACCGCACAGCTCTCCAACCTTCACCGGACCACGGAACTCCTCCAACACTCCGTCCGTGCACTCCGCCTCTCGAAGAAGCTTCGAGATCTCATGGCTGTTGAGCCTGACAAGCTCGATCTTGCTAAGGCTGCACAGTTCCACTCCGAGATCATCAGCCTGTGCAACGAATACGACCTAACTGGAATCGAAGTTGTTGACGAAGAGCTTCGCTGGGTGAGGGAAAGTGGAGATCTGTTGAGGAACGAAGCAATGAAGGTTCTTGAAAGAGGAATGGAAGGGTTGAATCAAGCAGAAGTTGGTACTGGCTTGCAGGTTTTCTACAATCTTGGTGAATTGAAGGTTACTGTGGAGCAAGTGATCAACAAGTATAAGGGAATGGGTACGAAGAGTGTGAGTGTGGCATTGGATATGAAGGCAATTACTGGATCGAGTGCGAGCGGGTTTGGCCCCGGTGGAATTAGGGGCACTGGAACCCCTCAGATTGGAGGAGGAGCTAAGGCTAAAGAAGCTCTGTGGCAGAGATTGGCGAATTGTATGGATCAATTGCATTCCCTTACTGTGGCAGTGTGGCATTTGCAGAGGGTGCTTTCAAAAAAGCGTGACCCGTTTACCCATGTTTTGTTGCTTGATGAAGTCATCCAG GAAGGTGATCCTATGTTAACGGATCGAGTCTGGGAGGCCATTGCAAAAGCTTTTGCAAGCCAAATGAAATCTGCTTTCACTGCTTCAAGTTTTGTTAAAGAGATTTTTACGATGGGATATCCAAAGCTTTACTCCATGATAGAAAATCTCCTCGAAAGAATTTCACGTGACACAGATGTCAAAGGAGTGTTACCAGCAATTAATTCAGCTGGAAAAGAGCAGATAGTTTCAGCTGTGGAAATATTCCAGTCTGCATTTTTGGGTCACTGCTTGAGTCGTCTCTCAGATATAGTGAACAGTGTATTTCCAATGTCCAGTCGTGGAAGTGTTCCCTCCAGGGAACAAATATCAAGAATAATAACGCGCATTCAGGAAGAGATAGAAGCTGTTCAGATGGATGCACGCCTTACTCTTCTTGTTTTGCGTGAAATTGGCAAGGTTTTGCTTCTTTTTGCTGAGCGAGCTGAATACCAG ATATCCACTGGTCCTGAGTCACGTCAAGTAAATGGCCCTGCAACACCTGCACAGCTCAAGAACTTTACATTGTGTCAACATCTGCAAGATGTTCATTCACGGATATCAACCATGCTTAAAGGAATGCCCAGTATTGCTGCAGACGTGTTGTCTGCTTCGCTGGGTGCAGTATATGGCGTTGCATGTGACTCAGTAACGCCTTTATTCCAGTCAATGCTCGATCGTCTTGAGTCTTGTATATTGCAAATACATGATCATAATTTTGGAATGCTTGGAATGGATGCTGCTATGGACAATAATGCATCACCTTACATGGAGGAGCTCCAGAAATGTATTCTTCACTTCCGCAGTGAGTTTCTATCTAAGTTGTTGCCTTCCAGAAAAACTGCAACACCGGGAATTGAAAACTTATGCACCAGGCTTGTCCAGAGTATGGCTTCCCGTGTTCTGGTATTCTTCATTCGGCATGCCTCTCTTGTCAGACCACTTTCAGAATCAGGGAAATTGAGAATGGCTAGGGATATGGCTGAATTGGAGTTAGCTGTGGGTCAAAATTTGTTCCCTGTTGAGCAACTTGGTTCCCCATATCGAGCACTTAGAGCATTTCGTCCACTTATATTCTTGGAAACTTCCCAGCTTGCATCATCTACCCTTCTTCAAGATCTGCCACCAAATGTTATACTTCATCATCTGTATACCCGCGGTCCTGAAGAATTGCAGTCACCTCTACAAAGAAACAAGCTGACTCCATTGCAGTATTCATTGTGGCTTGATTCACAAGGGGAGGATCAAATATGGAAGGGCATCAAAGCAACACTTGATGATTATGCTACAAATGTGAGGAGTAGAAGAGATAAGGAGTTTAGCCCTGTTTATCCTCTTATGATTCAATTGGGTTCATCGTTGACTGAAAAGACTAAGGCTTCCTCAAACTCTTGA
- the LOC127117770 gene encoding GDSL esterase/lipase At4g10955-like: MANQVVEKGSDLHSLITTLDWRDFINPKWNDASYKRRAIASLIQAVYSLELDRQENRTRENSLARDFWIPFKYKPTQVLIDERDGSIFGAIFEWDRSASLSELKPFKPVGAPRAVLALRGTLIRIPTMRRDLEDDFRFVALESLKDSARFKVTMDAIRSVSETHGSRNVCIAGHSLGAGFGLQVGKELAKERINVETHLFNPPSVSLAMSLGKIGEKAECVWNRIKPMLHLPLSSEPRVSNDVDETYTIESKRIMPVLLRLMDAGFGKGKWVPHLYVNNNDWISHFYIHTDRKREKIVDVENTDAANEQNGAKLFVVSNEDQRFLEAHGMRQWWSSDGNLELKHDIRNNKLVSTQLKSLNTITPSQIMFFYYPQYISLATGQINIREATDYVWNILKCMPHRSGKGLMGWVPQLSGSETRLKNDDDNKISNVSIKSWMPSLSSVKDGCFVVVKRASPMFNLPFVSLAMSHGNNGEKENFVSSNESLVNNDSNKTSSVGLKKWKLQLSRMKDAVLGVGKFVPCLYANQRSGGIGEKMVDRKNKGHLQ; this comes from the exons ATGGCAAACCAGGTTGTGGAGAAAGGGTCTGATCTTCACAGCTTGATCACAACACTTGATTGGAGGGACTTCATCAATCCTAAATG GAATGATGCGAGTTATAAACGAAGAGCCATTGCAAGCCTTATACAAGCAGTGTACTCGCTTGAACTTGACAGACAAGAGAATAGAACACGAGAGAATTCATTAGCTCGAGATTTTTGGATTCCCTTCAAGTATAAGCCTACACAAGTATTGATTGATGAAAGAGATGGGTCCATTTTCGGTGCAATATTCGAATGGGATCGATCCGCGTCATTGTCTGAACTCAAACCATTTAAACCAGTTGGTGCCCCTAGAGCTGTATTAGCACTTAGAGGAACATTGATCAGAATCCCTACAATGCGAAGAGATTTGGAAGATGATTTCCGCTTCGTTGCTTTGGAAAGCTTGAAGGACTCTGCAAGGTTTAAAGTAACTATGGATGCGATAAGATCAGTTTCTGAAACACATGGAAGCAGAAATGTTTGCATTGCAGGACATTCTCTAGGCGCTGGATTTGGTCTTCAAGTCGGAAAGGAATTGGCGAAGGAAAGGATTAATGTGGAAACACATTTGTTTAATCCGCCTTCTGTTTCACTTGCTATGAGTCTTGGAAAAATTGGAGAAAAAGCTGAATGTGTTTGGAATCGAATCAAGCCTATGCTTCACCTTCCCTTGAGTAGTGAACCTCGAGTCAGCAACGATGTGGACGAGACTTATACTATAGAATCGAAGAGAATCATGCCTGTGTTACTGCGGTTGATGGACGCTGGTTTCGGGAAAGGAAAATGGGTTCCTCATCTTTATGTTAACAACAATGACTGGATCAGTCACTTTTATATCCATACCGATAGAAAAAGAGAGAAGATCGTCGATGTGGAGAATACGGATGCTGCAAATGAGCAAAATGGAGCCAAGTTGTTTGTTGTCTCAAATGAAGACCAGAGATTTCTCGAGGCTCATGGCATGAGACAATGGTGGTCAAGTGACGGTAACTTAGAGCTTAAGCATGATATCCGCAATAACAAACTCGTAAGCACGCAACTTAAATCTTTGAACACCATTACACCTTCTCAGATAATGTTTTTCTATTATCCACAATATATTTCATTAGCCACGGGCCAAATAAATATTAGAGAAGCGACCGATTATGTTTGGAATATACTTAAATGCATGCCTCATAGAAGTGGTAAAGGTTTGATGGGTTGGGTACCGCAATTATCTGGTAGTGAAACTCGCTTGAAAAATGACGATGACAACAAGATATCAAATGTATCGATAAAGAGTTGGATGCCTTCGTTATCAAGCGTCAAGGATGGTTGTTTTGTGGTGGTGAAAAGGGCTTCACCTATGTTTAATCTACCTTTTGTTTCACTAGCCATGAGTCATGGAAATAATGGAGAAAAAGAAAACTTTGTTTCAAGTAATGAAAGTCTAGTCAACAATGATTCAAACAAGACTTCAAGTGTAGGTTTGAAGAAGTGGAAACTCCAATTATCTCGCATGAAGGATGCTGTTTTGGGGGTGGGAAAATTTGTTCCCTGTCTGTATGCTAACCAGAGAAGTGGTGGCATAGGAGAGAAAATGGTTGACAGGAAGAATAAGGGTCATTTGCAATAA